Proteins co-encoded in one Malus sylvestris chromosome 7, drMalSylv7.2, whole genome shotgun sequence genomic window:
- the LOC126629524 gene encoding uncharacterized protein LOC126629524, producing MSGPSDRRFDLNLVEEAAPPSPDNIWRPSFVSPTGPLTVGDSVMKNDMTAAVVARNLLTPKDNRLLSKRSDELAVKDSLALSVQCAGSVSNMAQRLFARTRQVESLAAEVMSLKQEIRGLKHENKQLHRLAHDYATNMKRKLDQMKETDGQVLLDHQRFVGLFQRHLLPSSSGAVPRNEAPNDQPLMPPPSRVLSSTEAPNDPPPVPSLSGALPTAETSPKQPL from the coding sequence atgtctggcccctccgaccgtcgttttgacttgaaccttgttgaagaggcagccccaccttctccagacaacatatggcgcccatccttcgtctcccctactggtcctcttaccgttggggattccgtgatgaagaatgatatgaccgctgcggtggtggccaggaaccttctcactcccaaagataacagactactttccaaacggtctgatgagttagctgttaaggattcgctggctctcagtgttcagtgtgcaggttctgtgtctaatatggcccaacgcctatttgctcgaacccgccaagttgaatcattggcggctgaagtgatgagtctcaaacaggagattagagggctcaagcatgagaataaacagttgcaccggctcgcacatgactatgctacaaacatgaagaggaagcttgaccagatgaaggaaactgatggtcaggttttacttgatcatcagagatttgtgggtttgttccaaaggcatttattgccttcgtcttctggggctgtaccgcgtaatgaagctccaaatgatcaacctctgatgcctcctccttctagggttctgtccagtactgaggctccaaatgatccccctccggtgccttctctttctggggctctaccgactgctgagacttctcctaagcaacctttgtga
- the LOC126629523 gene encoding mitochondrial inner membrane protein OXA1-like isoform X2 → MGLGSFSCRYMSTVIGDGSDKINDTGYFAEVITDKTLEVVTSQAPAVSEVAIAAADSFPPVAALQYLIDGVHSFTGLNWWASIALTTILIRGATVPLLIDQLRATTQLNLMRPRLEELRQQMQNMATDPNVMQEGQRRMKALFNEYGVTPFSQLKGLFIQGPIFVCFFLAIRNMAEKVPSFESGGALWFTNLATPDSLLILPVLTSLTFLITVECNMQEGLEGNPIAQTMKNYSRILAAISIPVMMSFPKALFCYWLTSNMFSLAYGLVIRRPEVKSYLRLPVIPVPPPPTASKPHSFMSSAIEQDTTVESEPSLYSEQTKAADTRISRTSILKQRLRILEKKIKEKKKQNKM, encoded by the exons ATGGGACTTGGCTCCTTCTCTTGTCGGTATATGTCTACTGTAATTGGTGATGGGTCTGATAAGATTAATGACACTGGCTATTTTGCTGAGGTTATTACGGATAAAACATTGGAAGTAGTAACCTCCCAAGCCCCTGCTGTGAGTGAAGTGGCTATTGCAGCAGCGGATTCCTTCCCCCCAGTTGCTGCCCTGCAGTACTTGATCGATGGCGTCCATTCTTTTACCGGATTGAATTG GTGGGCATCAATAGCTTTAACAACTATTCTGATTCGAGGGGCTACAGTTCCACTTCTTATAGATCAACTCAGGGCCACTACACAACTTAAT TTAATGAGGCCGCGCTTAGAGGAGTTAAGACAACAGATGCAAAATATG GCAACAGATCCAAATGTTATGCAAGAGGGTCAGAGACGAATGAAGGCATTGTTCAACGA ATATGGAGTCACTCCGTTTTCTCAATTGAAAGGACTATTCATTCAAGGTCCCATCTTCGTCTGTTTTTTCTTAGCT ATTAGAAACATGGCCGAGAAGGTTCCTTCTTTTGAAAGTGGTGGGGCTCTTTGGTTTACTAATCTCGCTACTCCCGATAGTCTTCTCATCCTTCCAGTTCTAACATCTTTGACATTCCTGATTACAGTAGAG TGCAATATGCAGGAGGGTCTGGAAGGGAATCCTATTGCCCAAACTATGAAAAACTATTCTAGAATCCTTGCTGCCATTTCAATTCCTGTGATGATGAGTTTCCCTAAG GCGCTCTTCTGTTATTGGCTGACCTCCAACATGTTCTCCCTTGCATATGGATTAG TAATTAGGCGCCCAGAGGTGAAGAGTTACCTTCGCCTTCCAGTAATTCCCGTGCCACCTCCTCCTACTGCATCCAAGCCTCATTCCTTTATGTCTTCGGCAATTGAACAAGATACTACCGTTGAATCAGAACCTTCGTTATACTCGGAGCAAACAAAGGCCGCAGACACGAGAATATCACGGACTTCAATTCTCAAGCAGAGACTTAGAATTCTGGAAAAGAAAatcaaggaaaaaaagaaacaaaataagaTGTGA
- the LOC126630179 gene encoding non-specific lipid-transfer protein A-like, which yields MSRLIGFLAVLLLLSITAHSAPSCPTVKQEVAPCVTFVKGGADAKPSGECCKGVKNLSVNAANKADKEAVCLCLKQALSTIGTYNPSQISALPKKCGISLDLPAIDKGTDCTK from the coding sequence ATGTCTCGCCTAATCGGATTCTTAGCCGTTCTCCTGCTCCTTTCGATCACTGCACACTCGGCGCCTTCATGCCCTACGGTGAAACAGGAGGTGGCCCCGTGCGTCACTTTCGTGAAAGGTGGAGCCGACGCCAAGCCATCGGGGGAGTGTTGCAAAGGTGTCAAGAACCTGAGCGTGAATGCCGCTAACAAGGCAGACAAGGAAGCAGTTTGCTTGTGCCTCAAGCAAGCGTTGTCTACCATTGGAACCTATAATCCCTCTCAAATCTCTGCGCTTCCCAAGAAGTGTGGCATCTCCCTCGACCTCCCTGCAATTGACAAAGGCACCGACTGCACAAAGTAA
- the LOC126629791 gene encoding beclin-1-like protein → MGERGRSFTVDPNVPRYVCQNCRNSLCVVGADSYAEKFFHDFSRSGMQGSSMHGATSVLSSMRMDNSFVVLPQQRAQGVPPRPRGGAVNTGHSGNAMDESFVVVNKSESSADGGGAHLPSPDGGPNGPLQPNNSGFHSTISLLKRAFEIASTQTQVEQPLCVECMRVLSDKLDKEVEDVNRDIKAYEACLKRLEGETREVLSETDFLKEKLKIEEEERKLEAAIEEMEKQNAEVNNELKELELKSSRFKELEERYWHEFNNFQFQLISNQEERDAILAKIEVSQAHLELLKRTNVLNDAFPIWHDGEFGTINNFRLGRLPKIPVEWDEINAAWGQACLLLHTMCQYFRPKFLYRIKILPMGSYPRIMDNNNNTYELFGPVNLFWSTRYDKAMTLFLTCLKDFAEFANSKDQENNIPPEKRFKLPYKIENDKVETYSITQSFNKQENWTKALKYTLCNLKWALYWFVGNTNFQPLSAVVSSSHAEVSGVGSLYSRRSTDSKSEFQNSSLP, encoded by the exons ATGGGCGAAAGGGGTCGGAGCTTCACGGTGGATCCGAACGTCCCCAGATATGTCTGCCAGAACTGCCGCAACTCTCTCTGCGTCGTCGGCGCCGATTCCTACGCCGAAAAGTTCTTCCACGATTTCTCTCGCTCCG GTATGCAGGGCTCTTCAATGCATGGGGCGACCAGTGTGTTATCATCAATGCGGATGGACAATTCTTTTGTTGTATTACCGCAGCAAAGAGCACAAGGAGTCCCTCCACGTCCCCGTGGTGGAGCAGTCAATACAGGCCATTCTGGAAACGCAATGGATGAGTCCTTTGTGGTTGTTAATAAATCTGAGTCCTCAGCGGATGGTGGTGGGGCTCATTTGCCGTCACCTGATGGAGGACCCAATGGTCCTTTGCAGCCTAACAATTCTGGCTTTCACTCTACTATATCTCTCCTGAAACGGGCATTTGAAATTGCGAGCACCCAAACACAG GTCGAGCAACCTTTATGCGTTGAATGCATGAGGGTATTGTCTGATAAACTTGACAAGGAGGTAGAAGATGTCAATAGGGACATTAAAGCATACGAAGCCTGTCTTAAACGCTTGGAGGGTGAGACAAGGGAAGTGCTTAGCGAGACTGATTTTCTCAAGGAAAAACTAAAG attgaggaagaagagagaaaacttGAAGCGGCAATTGAAGAGATGGAGAAACAGAATGCAGAAGTAAATAATGAACTGAAGGAACTTGAGTTAAAATCTAGCAGATTTAAGGAGTTGGAGGAGCG GTACTGGCACGAGTTCAATAATTTTCAGtttcaattaatttcaaatcaG GAAGAAAGAGATGCAATTTTGGCCAAGATAGAAGTTTCACAAGCACACTTGGAGTTGTTGAAACGAACTAATGTGCTCAATGATGCCTTTCCTATTTGGCATGATGGAGAATTTGGTACCATTAACAATTTTCGACTTGGACGACTTCCTAAAATTCCG GTTGAGTGGGATGAGATAAATGCTGCATGGGGTCAAGCCTGCCTTCTTCTCCATACAATGTGTCAGTATTTCCGGCCAAAGTTTCTGTATCGAATAAAAATACTTCCTATGGGCAGCTACCCTCGGATTATGGACAACAATAACAATACTTATGAGCT GTTTGGTCCGGTGAACTTGTTCTGGAGCACTCGATATGACAAAGCAATGACATTGTTCTTGACATGCCTCAAGGACTTTGCTGAATTTGCGAATTCCAAGGACCAAGAAAACAACATACCACCTGAAAAACGCTTTAAATTGCCCTACAA GATTGAGAATGACAAAGTGGAAACCTATTCGATCACTCAGAGCTTCAATAAGCAGGAGAATTGGACCAAAGCTCTCAAGTACACCCTCTGCAATTTGAAATGGGCTCTGTATTGGTTTGTTGGGAACACAAACTTCCAGCCCCTTTCCGCAGTAGTGTCGTCTTCACATGCTGAAGTCTCAGGTGTAGGCTCTTTGTACTCGAGACGCAGTACCGACTCCAAGTCTGAGTTCCAAAACTCATCGCTTCCATGA
- the LOC126629522 gene encoding cyclic nucleotide-gated ion channel 1-like → MNSKEHKFVRFEDWHLERPRSSENEASSDDERNPRRAIPSVNAVLWSIRSGLERGSDRFRSLKKPSSSTSVGHRLTNESGSRRRILHPQGPFLQNWNRIFVLSCVIAVSLDPLFFYTAVVDGKKKCLNLHKTLQIIVCVLRSCTDIFHVFHIILQFRTGFIAPSSRVFGRGELIDDPVAIAKRYLSSYFIIDILAILPLPQVVVFVIIPTISGPVPLVAKDLLKFIIVAQYVPRFWRIYPLYQEVTRTSGFMTETAWAGAAVNLLLFMLASHIVGAFWYLLSVEREYRCWRDQCNGNVDCKKFLYCVPNHDNDASFVAKMNASCPFSDPGNIKNSSVFNFGIYNDALASGVTETKDFPKKFLFCFWWGLRNLSSLGQNLQTSTYVWEIIFAVAISIFGLVLFSLLIGNMQKYLQSTTVRVEEMRVKRRDAEQWMSHRMLPEKLRERIRRYDQYKWQETRGVEEDNLVRNLPKELRKDIKRHLCLALLKRVPMFEKMDEQLMDAMCDRLKPVLYTDKSFITREGDPVDEMLFIMRGNLATMTTNGGRTGFFNTADLKAGDFCGEELLTWALVPNSSTNLPTSTRTVEAKTEVEAFALMADDLKFVASQFRRLHSKQLRHTFRFYSLQWRTRSACFIQAAWRRHWKRKLEKSLREEEDRLQDAGTLPSLLAAVYASKFAANALRGLRQKVKRDTRPSPTLLPLLHQKPAEPDFTAEHH, encoded by the exons ATGAACTCCAAGGAGCATAAATTTGTAAG GTTTGAAGATTGGCATTTGGAGAGACCTCGAAGTTCTGAAAACGAAGCTTCTTCTGATGATGAACGAAATCCAAGAAGAGCGATACCATCTGTGAATGCAGTTTTGTGGAGTATTCGGAGCGGACTGGAGAGAGGTTCTGACAGGTTTAGAAGCTTGAAAAAACCATCAAGTTCCACTTCTGTAGGTCACCGGCTAACAAATGAGTCAGGCTCCAGGAGGAGAATTCTTCACCCTCAGGGGCCATTTCTTCAGAATTGGAATAGGATATTTGTGCTCTCTTGTGTCATAGCTGTGTCCTTGGACCCGCTGTTTTTTTATACCGCGGTGGTTGATGGCAAAAAGAAATGCCTCAATTTGCACAAGACATTGCAGATCATTGTTTGTGTTCTTCGATCATGTACCGACATCTTTCATGTATTTCACATCATCCTTCAGTTCCGCACGGGGTTTATTGCCCCATCGTCTCGCGTATTTGGGAGGGGTGAGCTAATTGATGATCCCGTGGCCATTGCGAAAAGATACTTGTCCTCATACTTCATCATTGACATTCTAGCCATTCTTCCCCTGCCACAG GTTGTAGTTTTTGTTATAATCCCTACAATCTCGGGTCCGGTTCCACTGGTTGCAAAGGACTTGTTGAAGTTTATAATCGTTGCGCAATATGTGCCGAGATTTTGGAGGATCTATCCACTCTACCAAGAAGTAACGAGAACTTCTGGTTTCATGACTGAAACAGCGTGGGCCGGGGCTGCTGTCAATCTTCTGCTCTTCATGCTAGCCAGTCAT ATAGTTGGAGCCTTTTGGTACTTGCTCTCCGTGGAACGTGAGTACAGGTGCTGGCGCGATCAGTG caaTGGGAACGTTGATTGTAAGAAATTCCTGTACTGTGTTCCTAACCATGACAATGATGCAAGCTTTGTTGCAAAGATGAACGCTTCTTGCCCTTTCAGTGACCCGGGCAACATTAAAAATTCATCAGTGTTCAACTTTGGAATATATAATGATGCTCTTGCGTCGGGTGTGACGGAgaccaaagattttccaaagAAATTCTTGTTCTGCTTCTGGTGGGGTCTGCGCAACCTTAG TTCACTTGGCCAAAACCTCCAAACAAGCACATATGTTTGGGAGATAATATTTGCAGTCGCCATATCAATCTTCGGATTAGTTCTGTTTTCGTTGCTCATTGGCAATATGCAG AAGTATCTGCAGTCCACAACTGTGAGGGTtgaagaaatgagagtgaaAAGGCGCGATGCAGAACAGTGGATGTCACACCGAATGCTCCCAGAGAAATTGAGGGAAAGGATTCGACGGTATGATCAGTACAAATGGCAAGAAACAAGAGGTGTTGAGGAAGACAATCTTGTTCGTAACCTTCCTAAAGAGCTACGAAAGGACATAAAGCGCCATCTTTGCTTGGCTCTTCTCAAGAGA GTGCCAATGTTCGAAAAAATGGATGAACAACTGATGGATGCCATGTGCGATCGCCTCAAGCCAGTTCTGTATACGGACAAGAGCTTCATAACCCGAGAAGGTGATCCAGTAGATGAGATGCTCTTTATTATGCGCGGAAATTTAGCGACTATGACTACGAATGGTGGAAGAACAGGCTTCTTTAACACAGCTGATCTTAAGGCTGGTGACTTCTGTGGAGAAGAGCTTCTTACATGGGCCTTGGTTCCAAACTCCTCCACCAATCTCCCCACCTCAACTAGGACAGTGGAAGCTAAAACTGAGGTTGAAGCGTTTGCGCTCATGGCTGATGATTTGAAGTTTGTCGCCTCCCAGTTTCGGCGCCTGCACAGCAAGCAGCTCCGACATACTTTCAG GTTCTACTCCCTGCAGTGGAGAACACGGTCAGCCTGTTTCATACAAGCAGCTTGGCGCCGGCACTGGAAGAGAAAGCTCGAAAAGTCCTTACGCGAAGAAGAAGACAGGCTGCAAGATGCAGGAACCTTACCAAGCCTCCTTGCCGCTGTATATGCATCAAAGTTTGCAGCCAACGCGCTGCGAGGGTTGCGACAAAAGGTTAAGCGCGACACTAGGCCTTCACCGACATTGCTGCCATTGCTGCATCAGAAGCCCGCTGAGCCCGATTTTACTGCAGAACATCACTAG
- the LOC126629523 gene encoding mitochondrial inner membrane protein OXA1-like isoform X1, producing MACRRSVSTTVTFVTRRFNPSFSHILHDNNEDTKPTSPNSSSTPSVIKSILPSAHNSITRFCFGSQCRERTGSSLAWKMGLGSFSCRYMSTVIGDGSDKINDTGYFAEVITDKTLEVVTSQAPAVSEVAIAAADSFPPVAALQYLIDGVHSFTGLNWWASIALTTILIRGATVPLLIDQLRATTQLNLMRPRLEELRQQMQNMATDPNVMQEGQRRMKALFNEYGVTPFSQLKGLFIQGPIFVCFFLAIRNMAEKVPSFESGGALWFTNLATPDSLLILPVLTSLTFLITVECNMQEGLEGNPIAQTMKNYSRILAAISIPVMMSFPKALFCYWLTSNMFSLAYGLVIRRPEVKSYLRLPVIPVPPPPTASKPHSFMSSAIEQDTTVESEPSLYSEQTKAADTRISRTSILKQRLRILEKKIKEKKKQNKM from the exons ATGGCTTGTAGACGAAGTGTCTCCACGACAGTGACCTTTGTCACTCGACGTTTCAACCCGTCATTTAGTCACATTCTTCATGATAACAATGAAGATACTAAACCAACTTCACCAAATTCAAGTTCAACTCCAtctgtgatcaagagtattttGCCAAGTGCACACAACTCAATCACTCGATTTTGTTTTGGTTCTCAATGTAGAGAGAGGACAGGCTCATCACTGGCTTGGAAAATGGGACTTGGCTCCTTCTCTTGTCGGTATATGTCTACTGTAATTGGTGATGGGTCTGATAAGATTAATGACACTGGCTATTTTGCTGAGGTTATTACGGATAAAACATTGGAAGTAGTAACCTCCCAAGCCCCTGCTGTGAGTGAAGTGGCTATTGCAGCAGCGGATTCCTTCCCCCCAGTTGCTGCCCTGCAGTACTTGATCGATGGCGTCCATTCTTTTACCGGATTGAATTG GTGGGCATCAATAGCTTTAACAACTATTCTGATTCGAGGGGCTACAGTTCCACTTCTTATAGATCAACTCAGGGCCACTACACAACTTAAT TTAATGAGGCCGCGCTTAGAGGAGTTAAGACAACAGATGCAAAATATG GCAACAGATCCAAATGTTATGCAAGAGGGTCAGAGACGAATGAAGGCATTGTTCAACGA ATATGGAGTCACTCCGTTTTCTCAATTGAAAGGACTATTCATTCAAGGTCCCATCTTCGTCTGTTTTTTCTTAGCT ATTAGAAACATGGCCGAGAAGGTTCCTTCTTTTGAAAGTGGTGGGGCTCTTTGGTTTACTAATCTCGCTACTCCCGATAGTCTTCTCATCCTTCCAGTTCTAACATCTTTGACATTCCTGATTACAGTAGAG TGCAATATGCAGGAGGGTCTGGAAGGGAATCCTATTGCCCAAACTATGAAAAACTATTCTAGAATCCTTGCTGCCATTTCAATTCCTGTGATGATGAGTTTCCCTAAG GCGCTCTTCTGTTATTGGCTGACCTCCAACATGTTCTCCCTTGCATATGGATTAG TAATTAGGCGCCCAGAGGTGAAGAGTTACCTTCGCCTTCCAGTAATTCCCGTGCCACCTCCTCCTACTGCATCCAAGCCTCATTCCTTTATGTCTTCGGCAATTGAACAAGATACTACCGTTGAATCAGAACCTTCGTTATACTCGGAGCAAACAAAGGCCGCAGACACGAGAATATCACGGACTTCAATTCTCAAGCAGAGACTTAGAATTCTGGAAAAGAAAatcaaggaaaaaaagaaacaaaataagaTGTGA